The DNA region GCTGGTATGACCAGGAATTGTTTGAGCTCATCCAGCAGGAAGACGTCGCGATTATGGGGGTAAGCTTAAACGATGAACGCTTGACCGTCCCGGTGGTGGATTGCGACCGGGTGCTTTCCGCCAGATCCGCGGTGCGCCACTTGATTGATCAAGGGCACAAGCGAATCGCTTTTATCGGGGGACCTGCCTATTCCAATCAAATGGAGAGCGAGGAGCGGTATGTCGGCTACAAATTCGCGATCCTTGAAGCGAATCTGGAGCTGCGGAAGGACTGGATCATGAACACCGGCTGGAACGTGGATCGAAGCTTCAGCCACATGAATGATTTATTGGGCAAGCTTCCGAAGGAGGAATGGCCGACAGCGGTATTTTGCGCGAGCGACATGCTGGCGATTCCGGCCATGCGGGCGGTGATCGAGAACGGCGGCACCATCCCGGGAGATATTGCGATTGTCGGCATGGACAATATCGATGTAGCGCAGTATACGACACCGCCGCTCACGTCCGTTTCGGTGCCGAAGCATGAAATCGGCAGAGTCGCCGCGAAATCTATCGTCGATTACTTGGACGGACATTTCCCGACCGCCACGAAAATACTGCTGCCCTGCTCTCTGATCATTCGGGAGTCCTCCAGATTGGATCGAATGTAATGGTTTGACAGTGTGCAACAAGCAGGATATAGGTACGTAAAGAGCAGCCGCTAGCTTGCATAGCTTGCGGCTGTTTTTGCGCTGTATTTGTAGTGTTTTTTTACTGTTTTTGTATTGCTTTTCTGCTGTATTTGTGATGATTTTGTGCCAAAAATCCAAAAATAATGCCAAAATTGGTCCAAAAAAATGTTTGACAAGACGATATCCCTATATTATTATGAGAAAAAAATCAAAGGGTTTTGGATATTTTTGATCATATTTTGGATTACCCAAGACCTTCCTCTATCCAACTCATTTTGTCCTGTCTTCGTTTTTTTGCTTGTACAGCAAGCTTTTATGTATACGAGTCACCGTCCCTAAATATCTCGTCCAACCCCATTTCTAGAAATTACCTGCTCGAGATATCCAAATAACTATCCAAATTTATATCATTTAGTTTGAGTTTCTATCCAAAAACCGGATTAAACCCCATGCCACATGGGTTTAATGCATAGATGGCTTCTTGGCTGCCAATGCGACATAACGAATAAACCAAAAGGGGGAAGATGGTGGAACGCATTTTCGAAAAAGCTTTATCGTATGCAGGAAGGGGGAAACTTTCATTTTTTTAATCACAAAATTGCAAGCGCTGTCATTTCAGGGGCAGTCTACACCGATTTTTCGTCCCCCTACTATTTCTCAATGAGGTGATGCTAAATTGGCCAACACGTCGCTGCAGTCTCCAGCCATCGCGGCAACTGAAACGAAACGCAGCCGCTATAAGTGGAACCGGATCTGGCGTAATTGGCAGCTGTACGTCCTGATCTCTCCGGTCATTGCCTACTACATCCTGTTCCAGTATGTCCCGATGTACGGAATCCAGATTGCATTTAAGGATTTTATCGCAACTCAAGGGATCTGGGGGAGCCCCTGGGTCGGGCTAGACCACTTCGAACGGTTTTTCAACGGCTATTATTTCTGGCGTCTGATAAAGAATACCCTCGGGA from Paenibacillus ihbetae includes:
- a CDS encoding LacI family DNA-binding transcriptional regulator, producing the protein MARLKDIAERVGVSISTVSRAISNDTSRPVSEDTKQRIREAALELGYKLQEPMQLARDNGTEIKRIVCIVPQLLMDDHPYFSKVLAGFHEKMEELGQPPAIVRTCEEVSDAERLRLMLKETGAQGMVAISWYDQELFELIQQEDVAIMGVSLNDERLTVPVVDCDRVLSARSAVRHLIDQGHKRIAFIGGPAYSNQMESEERYVGYKFAILEANLELRKDWIMNTGWNVDRSFSHMNDLLGKLPKEEWPTAVFCASDMLAIPAMRAVIENGGTIPGDIAIVGMDNIDVAQYTTPPLTSVSVPKHEIGRVAAKSIVDYLDGHFPTATKILLPCSLIIRESSRLDRM